The Aliivibrio fischeri genome contains a region encoding:
- a CDS encoding DUF3103 domain-containing protein, translating into MNKLTALLVFCLMTPAIAAAQDDVSKRALAQELSRAFPQLENNLKSTINQYQMSASLSDLSTQTKPQPQVRTFMAAMTTANKTEIQARGLEKYTDELLELRLADPSMLARWQAGQSPLFAFEPEGAESEWQYIEAYDIDGNLHYLDVYDVPERPVLVVDTNNREELKAGLALMRDEFKALQSNEPSEKVKPAPYAMLRAAAEPTEINTTILKKIQLKDDHEPWISGKAEIYAIVSGVSPSRDEPTIDVIEMPYLDYAEQSYPANQIMVFWDRYRWGAADIILMEQDDKTDYKQLAQTILKVASDFLATIPDKEAQAYLIIPQMTSAIIALLPDDLFVNDDDFVDVFYTIMKDTEYTEHSGAGNNATADFAPLIIQKTQ; encoded by the coding sequence ATGAACAAATTAACAGCGCTACTCGTATTTTGCTTGATGACTCCTGCTATAGCTGCTGCACAAGATGATGTGTCTAAGCGAGCTCTTGCACAAGAGTTAAGCCGTGCTTTTCCACAATTAGAAAACAATTTAAAAAGTACTATTAATCAGTATCAAATGAGTGCTTCATTATCTGATTTATCAACTCAAACTAAACCTCAACCACAAGTTCGCACTTTTATGGCTGCAATGACAACAGCAAATAAAACTGAAATCCAAGCTCGTGGTTTAGAAAAATATACCGACGAATTGCTTGAATTGCGTTTAGCTGATCCAAGTATGTTAGCTCGCTGGCAAGCAGGTCAAAGTCCATTATTTGCCTTTGAACCAGAAGGGGCTGAGAGCGAATGGCAATACATCGAGGCTTATGATATTGATGGCAATCTTCATTATTTAGATGTTTACGATGTCCCAGAACGTCCAGTATTAGTGGTTGATACTAATAACCGTGAAGAACTAAAAGCTGGTTTAGCGTTAATGCGTGATGAGTTTAAAGCGCTGCAATCTAATGAACCAAGTGAAAAAGTGAAGCCTGCCCCTTATGCTATGTTAAGAGCTGCTGCGGAACCTACTGAAATTAATACCACTATCTTAAAGAAAATTCAGTTAAAAGATGATCACGAACCTTGGATCTCTGGTAAAGCAGAAATATACGCAATAGTATCTGGCGTCAGTCCTTCAAGAGACGAACCAACGATTGATGTGATTGAAATGCCTTATTTAGATTACGCAGAGCAATCTTACCCTGCTAATCAGATTATGGTTTTTTGGGATCGTTATCGTTGGGGTGCCGCTGATATTATTTTAATGGAACAAGATGATAAAACGGATTATAAGCAGTTAGCGCAAACGATCTTAAAAGTAGCCAGTGATTTCTTAGCGACCATTCCTGATAAGGAAGCGCAAGCGTATTTGATTATTCCTCAAATGACGAGTGCAATTATAGCGTTACTTCCTGATGATCTATTCGTTAACGATGACGATTTTGTTGATGTGTTTTACACCATAATGAAAGACACTGAATACACGGAACACTCAGGCGCTGGAAACAACGCAACTGCAGATTTCGCACCGTTAATTATTCAAAAAACTCAATAG
- a CDS encoding anaerobic sulfatase maturase, giving the protein MTEQLATTSSTPYGLFIKAESARCNLDCHYCYYLKNEDKSKLGMDAETLDKLVSNHIQSQPPQIPVIDFIWHGGEPMMKGLAFYQTAIELQQAHQSTTPIQNTIQTNGTLINERWAAFFAQHNFMVGISIDGPQLINDIARIDKAGNSSFERTMRGIQHLKQQNVEFNTLTVINNKSYKHGKTIYRFLKENGSTYLQFQPCIDHEMDRRFDYDWTLTGKQWGEFLCNVFDEWAANDIGKIYVQFFENCLMILMGHQSQMCHHAETCGQQLMIESNGDVFSCDHYAYNNYKIGNINDNNASLAQMVNSPEQMLFGQNKHDSLNQKCFRCDFKPLCNGGCPKNRVDKINNGENHNVLCEGYEHFFKHALPTMLKMVDAMKQGYSPIHYPMF; this is encoded by the coding sequence ATGACAGAACAGTTAGCAACTACATCATCAACACCATATGGTTTATTTATTAAAGCTGAAAGTGCGAGATGCAACCTAGATTGTCATTACTGTTATTACCTGAAAAATGAAGACAAAAGCAAACTAGGAATGGATGCAGAAACACTAGATAAACTGGTTTCTAATCATATTCAATCTCAACCACCACAAATACCTGTTATTGATTTTATTTGGCATGGTGGAGAGCCAATGATGAAAGGGTTAGCTTTTTATCAAACCGCAATAGAACTTCAACAAGCACATCAATCGACAACTCCAATCCAAAATACAATTCAAACCAATGGCACCCTCATTAATGAACGCTGGGCAGCTTTCTTTGCCCAACATAATTTTATGGTCGGGATCAGTATCGATGGACCACAACTGATTAACGATATTGCTCGAATTGATAAAGCGGGTAACTCCTCTTTTGAACGAACCATGCGTGGCATACAACACTTAAAACAACAGAACGTTGAGTTTAATACACTCACGGTTATCAATAATAAAAGCTATAAGCATGGCAAAACTATTTATCGATTTTTAAAAGAGAATGGCAGCACTTATCTGCAATTTCAGCCATGTATTGACCATGAAATGGATCGTCGCTTTGATTACGATTGGACTTTAACTGGTAAACAATGGGGGGAGTTCTTATGCAATGTTTTTGATGAATGGGCTGCTAACGATATTGGTAAGATTTATGTTCAATTCTTTGAAAACTGCTTAATGATCTTAATGGGTCATCAAAGCCAAATGTGCCACCATGCAGAAACTTGCGGTCAACAATTAATGATAGAATCTAACGGTGACGTTTTTAGTTGTGACCATTACGCCTATAACAACTATAAAATAGGTAATATCAATGATAATAATGCCTCTTTAGCACAGATGGTTAACTCACCAGAACAAATGCTATTTGGGCAAAATAAACACGATTCACTGAATCAAAAATGCTTTCGTTGTGATTTTAAACCCTTGTGTAATGGTGGATGTCCTAAAAACAGAGTAGATAAAATCAATAATGGTGAAAACCATAATGTTCTGTGTGAAGGTTATGAACATTTTTTTAAACACGCCTTACCAACAATGCTTAAGATGGTAGATGCAATGAAGCAAGGTTACTCTCCCATTCATTACCCTATGTTTTAG
- a CDS encoding endonuclease/exonuclease/phosphatase family protein — MLKRPSNLIILIFILLLPSAIWGMSFELSTLWWFENITGIPSILVTYYIGLSIVFAFLHYYAFSGLALLLSCIWFMLSPPSSYSNGQCVDPLTIVQYNLYYTNPNLTPFLDYLEKNEIDLVVLQETAPWHGDRFMELIDKYPYQFGGTPGLGYPSGQMIISKQPLNLKAQNTPAGHYMISGVWQSSEHRPVSLYTAHPPSPRSEQLWHERNALIGSLERLSDYSPYADTLIIGDFNLSANTRRFTDAYQDYHTAPLQSWPREIKGLSIPSFSRIAIDHLWIRNTESPSLFICKREVLSQFSGSDHSAVVTYLSER; from the coding sequence ATGCTAAAACGTCCATCAAATTTAATTATATTGATATTCATTTTACTGTTGCCCTCTGCTATCTGGGGCATGTCTTTTGAGCTATCCACCCTCTGGTGGTTTGAAAACATAACAGGCATACCAAGTATTTTAGTTACCTATTATATTGGGCTCAGCATTGTTTTTGCTTTTCTTCACTATTATGCTTTTTCAGGATTAGCGCTTTTATTATCTTGTATATGGTTTATGCTTTCTCCTCCCTCAAGCTACAGCAATGGTCAGTGTGTAGACCCTTTAACCATTGTTCAATATAACCTGTATTACACTAACCCTAACCTCACGCCATTCTTGGATTACTTAGAGAAAAACGAGATCGATTTAGTCGTATTACAAGAAACAGCACCATGGCATGGTGATCGATTTATGGAATTAATCGATAAGTATCCATATCAATTTGGTGGAACTCCTGGGTTAGGTTATCCAAGTGGACAAATGATCATCAGCAAACAACCATTAAATCTGAAAGCACAAAATACTCCAGCGGGCCATTACATGATAAGTGGCGTTTGGCAAAGCAGTGAACATCGTCCCGTTAGCTTATATACAGCTCATCCTCCATCACCAAGATCAGAACAACTTTGGCATGAAAGAAACGCCTTAATAGGCAGTTTAGAACGATTATCTGACTATTCACCTTATGCGGATACTCTTATCATCGGTGACTTTAATTTATCTGCAAATACAAGACGGTTTACAGACGCTTATCAAGATTACCACACCGCTCCACTACAAAGCTGGCCACGAGAGATAAAAGGTCTCTCAATACCTTCTTTCTCTCGAATTGCGATAGACCATCTTTGGATAAGAAACACTGAATCACCTTCACTCTTCATTTGTAAACGTGAAGTGTTAAGCCAATTTTCTGGTTCTGATCATAGTGCTGTAGTGACGTATTTATCTGAACGATAA
- a CDS encoding HAMP domain-containing sensor histidine kinase, which produces MYSIKDRLVNALTVIIGIILLVVFLSLDFILDAWVDQQFDDALVEKSNYFKSLVEVESDGIEFEYHNGFMPQFERKENAQYFQIWLDEQTFAKSQSLSYYENIDLDYRDVATHDSRIFTIKLPDGSMGKAISSRFQPQLSHDVKPEDVTYIGSMYLTLAISNQRVSNILLFADLGLLFVFITAIFGVRTVVTKVVDRELDSLYILNKEISELDVNAEQIKENPKESKEIAPIRKELNRYIELNIQNVANEKRLSSDIAHELKTPIAEIISLSEMNIRFPDDVRISATYKEDVLSIANNMKNIVNQLMALNQSSSSHYHIEKSDVDIRDLAKEISIDLEFKYPDAEKRLTFISTLSSPVIYVDRFSLETVVKNLLDNALFYSEEGSEIVASIDNYDAAHFVLKVQNRTLTKLTTEHLENLFKPLYQVDKSRTHTGRHGLGLSIVKNIAHVNNYELSVDYTDEQVITFNVIIPKEQ; this is translated from the coding sequence ATGTACTCAATAAAGGATCGATTAGTTAACGCCTTAACCGTGATCATTGGCATTATTTTGCTAGTGGTGTTTTTGTCATTAGATTTTATTTTGGATGCATGGGTTGATCAGCAATTTGATGATGCTTTAGTTGAGAAATCAAATTATTTTAAATCCTTGGTAGAAGTGGAAAGTGATGGCATTGAGTTTGAATATCATAACGGGTTTATGCCCCAATTTGAGCGTAAAGAAAATGCGCAATATTTTCAGATTTGGCTAGATGAACAAACTTTTGCGAAATCTCAGTCTCTGTCTTATTACGAAAATATTGACCTTGATTATCGTGATGTAGCGACACATGACAGTCGTATCTTTACGATAAAATTACCTGATGGCAGTATGGGAAAGGCCATCTCTTCACGCTTTCAGCCTCAATTATCACATGATGTGAAACCTGAAGATGTAACCTATATTGGTTCAATGTATTTAACTCTTGCTATTTCAAATCAGCGTGTATCAAACATATTATTATTTGCTGATTTGGGACTTTTGTTTGTATTTATTACTGCTATTTTTGGTGTCAGAACCGTGGTAACAAAAGTGGTGGATAGAGAATTAGACTCGCTTTATATACTCAATAAAGAGATATCAGAGCTGGATGTGAATGCTGAGCAGATTAAAGAAAACCCAAAAGAGAGTAAAGAAATAGCACCTATTCGCAAAGAGTTAAATCGGTATATTGAATTAAACATTCAAAACGTAGCTAATGAAAAACGTCTTTCGTCTGATATCGCTCACGAACTTAAAACACCGATTGCAGAGATAATTAGTCTTAGTGAAATGAATATTCGCTTTCCTGATGACGTAAGAATTTCAGCAACTTATAAAGAAGATGTGTTATCTATTGCAAATAATATGAAGAACATCGTGAATCAGTTGATGGCGTTAAATCAAAGTTCTTCTAGTCATTATCATATTGAAAAAAGTGACGTTGATATACGAGATCTTGCTAAAGAAATAAGTATTGATTTGGAATTTAAATACCCAGATGCAGAAAAGCGTTTAACGTTTATTTCGACATTGTCTTCACCTGTCATTTATGTTGATCGTTTTAGCCTAGAAACTGTCGTTAAGAACTTATTAGATAATGCTTTATTTTATAGTGAAGAAGGTTCTGAAATTGTTGCTTCAATTGATAATTACGATGCAGCTCATTTTGTACTAAAAGTGCAAAATAGAACGTTAACAAAATTAACTACAGAGCATCTTGAAAACCTGTTTAAGCCTCTTTACCAAGTAGATAAATCAAGAACGCATACAGGGAGACATGGATTAGGGTTGTCGATAGTGAAGAATATTGCTCATGTAAATAATTATGAACTATCTGTTGATTATACAGATGAACAAGTGATTACATTTAATGTCATCATTCCAAAAGAGCAATAA
- a CDS encoding ABC transporter ATP-binding protein: MTTNRITNGTHSDPLLQIKGLCVDYITDNGDFHAVKSVSFDVGKGEIFGLAGESGCGKSTIAFAINRLHKPPAFISSGSILFQNKDLLRLSDGQLNAIRWSEIAMVFQSAMNSLNPVLPIQEQFADVLRHHKAMNNDQAKDRAEKLLDLVNIPRERLSEYPHQFSGGMRQRLVIAIALSLSPKLIIMDEPTTALDVVVQREILQQIFQLKEEFGFSVLFITHDLALMSQLCDRIAIMRYGEIVEVGTSQEIRKNPQHPYTKKLWASFPNIHEVHNAPVSQQSTEGAIL; the protein is encoded by the coding sequence ATGACAACAAACAGAATAACAAATGGAACACACTCCGATCCGTTATTGCAAATAAAAGGGTTATGCGTCGATTACATCACTGACAATGGAGATTTTCATGCTGTCAAATCAGTAAGTTTCGATGTAGGAAAGGGAGAGATATTCGGACTAGCAGGCGAATCAGGTTGTGGAAAAAGTACGATAGCATTTGCTATTAACCGACTGCATAAGCCGCCTGCATTTATATCTTCCGGCAGCATTCTTTTTCAAAACAAAGATTTATTGCGCTTATCTGACGGTCAATTGAACGCTATTCGTTGGAGCGAAATTGCTATGGTTTTCCAAAGTGCAATGAACTCCCTCAATCCAGTTCTTCCTATTCAAGAACAATTTGCAGATGTACTCCGACATCATAAAGCAATGAACAACGACCAAGCAAAAGACAGAGCTGAAAAATTATTAGATTTAGTCAATATCCCCAGAGAACGTCTATCAGAATACCCTCATCAATTTAGTGGCGGTATGCGACAACGCCTAGTTATTGCTATAGCCCTTTCTCTAAGTCCAAAACTAATCATTATGGACGAACCGACAACAGCACTGGATGTCGTTGTTCAACGAGAGATTCTTCAGCAAATATTTCAATTAAAAGAAGAGTTTGGTTTTTCCGTCTTATTTATAACTCATGATTTAGCATTAATGAGTCAGCTCTGCGATCGAATTGCAATTATGCGCTACGGCGAAATTGTTGAAGTCGGCACATCACAAGAAATCAGAAAGAATCCTCAACATCCTTATACAAAAAAATTATGGGCATCTTTCCCGAATATTCATGAAGTTCACAATGCCCCTGTTTCACAACAGTCAACAGAAGGTGCAATATTATGA
- a CDS encoding DUF1214 domain-containing protein, with translation MKKALMTTLIASSILSSTCVFAAQLTPVNPQEELAYNLGLQAFIYGAGPLTVAQVRAASTNVDAPMDNGAAPLNMMGKTLKLAGPEDRVVPTVNNDTLYSQSHINLNDTGPLVIEIPPTNNRYFIVQLLDDYSEAVGNLIEDNVGQDGGKFLLVNKGWKGVEGGIPDGIDGVIESRTPLVWYIQRTGVSGDKDLAAALKIHDGFINYPLSELGKSHKPVQLTHAKTGISPVPQPKGLGWFSLIDKELRNNPIASDASIVDQFKYIGIGGDEPFNPDKLTEDQKKGLMRALNAAPQIIQYASRDLGTKNNGWAMMYEGGRYGNDFLSRASINFRAAGLNTKERALYPNRYTDADDQQLSGKNKYRMTMPADAPAKAFWSLTMYDAKNLFMVPNSIDRYSISTNREDELIYNKDGSLTVCIQNAKPTDTNCNWLPAPKDDFYLHMRLYEPTQAVLDNTYALPQVIKQ, from the coding sequence ATGAAAAAAGCATTGATGACTACGCTTATTGCGAGCAGTATTTTAAGTAGCACTTGCGTGTTCGCAGCTCAATTAACACCGGTGAATCCCCAAGAAGAGTTAGCTTATAATTTAGGACTTCAAGCCTTTATTTATGGAGCGGGGCCTTTAACTGTTGCTCAGGTAAGGGCTGCTTCAACCAATGTTGATGCTCCTATGGATAATGGAGCTGCGCCATTAAATATGATGGGGAAAACACTTAAGTTAGCTGGGCCAGAAGATAGAGTTGTTCCAACGGTTAATAACGACACTTTATATTCCCAATCTCATATTAACTTAAATGATACTGGCCCATTAGTTATTGAAATTCCTCCAACAAATAATCGTTATTTTATTGTGCAATTGCTTGATGATTATTCAGAGGCTGTTGGTAATTTAATTGAAGATAATGTTGGTCAAGATGGTGGCAAATTCTTATTAGTTAATAAAGGCTGGAAAGGCGTTGAAGGGGGCATTCCTGACGGTATTGATGGTGTTATTGAATCGAGAACGCCATTAGTTTGGTATATCCAACGTACTGGTGTTTCGGGAGATAAAGATCTAGCGGCAGCATTAAAAATACATGATGGTTTTATTAATTACCCGTTATCAGAACTTGGTAAAAGTCATAAACCAGTACAATTAACTCATGCTAAAACAGGTATTTCTCCAGTTCCTCAACCAAAAGGCTTAGGGTGGTTTAGTTTAATTGATAAAGAGCTGCGCAATAATCCAATCGCATCAGATGCGTCAATTGTCGATCAATTCAAATATATTGGTATTGGAGGGGATGAACCGTTTAATCCTGATAAATTAACAGAAGATCAGAAAAAAGGGCTGATGCGAGCGCTTAATGCTGCCCCACAAATTATTCAATATGCCAGTCGTGATTTAGGGACGAAAAATAATGGTTGGGCAATGATGTACGAGGGAGGACGTTACGGTAATGACTTCTTGAGCCGTGCTAGCATTAACTTTCGAGCTGCAGGTTTAAATACAAAAGAACGAGCTTTATATCCAAATCGCTATACAGATGCGGATGATCAGCAGTTATCGGGTAAAAATAAATACCGTATGACCATGCCAGCAGATGCTCCAGCTAAGGCTTTTTGGTCTTTAACTATGTATGACGCGAAAAATCTGTTTATGGTCCCAAACAGTATTGATCGTTATTCAATATCAACAAATCGAGAAGATGAGCTTATTTATAATAAAGATGGTTCATTAACGGTATGTATTCAGAATGCTAAACCTACAGATACCAATTGCAATTGGCTTCCTGCGCCAAAGGATGATTTTTATTTACATATGCGCTTGTACGAGCCAACTCAAGCTGTGTTAGATAATACTTACGCTTTACCTCAGGTCATTAAGCAATAA
- a CDS encoding response regulator transcription factor: protein MKILLIEDSEHLRRSLIVGLSNLGFTVDETGDGSKGLSMAITNDYDFIILDLMLPNVDGITLLKSIRKMGNDVKVIILSAKSQPEDRVEGLMSGADDYLVKPFSFDELHARILTVGRRGQVKNNDDDISIGLFKLDLAKKTLEFDTKFIDLTKNEYKIIECLFLSKNQVMTTENISDYVVGSFDSLSKNTIESHLSSVRKKVKALGGELPVKNKRGFGYYVEKDVCTQ from the coding sequence ATGAAGATATTGTTGATTGAAGACTCAGAACATTTACGCCGAAGTCTGATCGTCGGATTAAGTAATTTAGGTTTTACTGTTGATGAAACGGGCGATGGATCTAAAGGGTTATCAATGGCGATCACTAACGATTATGACTTTATTATCTTAGATCTTATGTTACCCAATGTGGATGGTATTACGCTTTTAAAAAGCATTCGTAAAATGGGTAATGATGTCAAAGTGATCATCTTATCTGCAAAGTCACAGCCAGAAGACCGTGTTGAAGGCTTGATGTCTGGGGCGGACGATTATCTTGTAAAACCTTTCTCTTTTGATGAACTTCATGCTCGAATACTAACGGTAGGAAGAAGAGGGCAGGTGAAAAATAACGATGATGATATAAGTATTGGTTTATTTAAGCTTGATCTTGCAAAGAAAACCTTGGAATTTGATACTAAGTTCATTGATTTAACGAAAAACGAATACAAAATTATTGAATGTTTGTTCTTATCAAAAAATCAGGTAATGACCACTGAAAATATCAGTGATTACGTCGTCGGTTCGTTTGATTCTTTATCAAAAAATACCATTGAATCGCATTTATCTTCTGTTCGTAAAAAAGTAAAAGCCCTAGGTGGAGAGCTACCAGTTAAGAATAAAAGAGGATTTGGTTATTACGTGGAAAAAGACGTATGTACTCAATAA
- a CDS encoding 5'-methylthioadenosine/S-adenosylhomocysteine nucleosidase, producing MRSIKTVFLFFIMLSVSFFSMAEMKSVTVKGNVQSPLKPIIIQGPMPIEAQHFAALLDNVVIEKSGLFVFYKGTLNGYPVIVSQTGKGLENTAAATAIAIERYSPIAIINQGTSGGHDKNLNVADIVLGKRTVNIGNLKAPKTPEGKGSNSLTWIPMDIMASSGSAGGDDANKIRYYEGSSALISSAHKVKYNKGKVVEGTIGSANFWNNELDRINWFHTNFGTSTEEMESASAAQISEAYKIPFLAIRILSNNATNGGHYNPNTAKYCQSYVKDVVIQYISDLNLK from the coding sequence ATGCGTTCGATTAAAACTGTTTTTCTTTTCTTTATTATGTTGTCAGTTAGTTTCTTTTCTATGGCTGAAATGAAAAGCGTAACTGTGAAAGGAAACGTTCAATCGCCACTAAAACCAATTATTATTCAGGGGCCGATGCCTATTGAAGCTCAACACTTTGCAGCATTATTAGATAACGTTGTTATTGAAAAGAGTGGTCTGTTTGTGTTTTACAAAGGAACGCTAAATGGCTATCCAGTGATTGTTAGTCAAACAGGAAAAGGGCTTGAAAATACAGCGGCAGCAACAGCTATCGCTATAGAACGCTACAGCCCAATAGCGATTATTAATCAGGGAACATCTGGAGGACACGATAAAAACTTAAATGTTGCTGATATTGTTCTCGGTAAACGTACGGTTAATATTGGTAACTTAAAAGCGCCTAAAACACCAGAAGGAAAGGGTTCTAATTCACTTACTTGGATACCAATGGATATTATGGCCTCTAGCGGGAGTGCCGGTGGTGACGATGCAAATAAAATTCGCTATTACGAAGGTAGCAGTGCACTGATTTCTTCTGCGCATAAGGTTAAATATAATAAAGGTAAAGTTGTGGAAGGAACTATTGGTTCTGCAAACTTTTGGAATAATGAATTAGATCGTATTAATTGGTTTCATACAAACTTTGGTACAAGTACCGAAGAGATGGAAAGTGCCTCGGCAGCTCAAATTAGTGAAGCTTATAAGATTCCATTTTTAGCTATTCGTATTTTATCAAATAATGCAACTAATGGTGGTCATTATAATCCGAACACGGCTAAATATTGCCAGTCTTATGTAAAAGATGTGGTTATTCAATATATTAGTGATCTTAATTTAAAGTAA
- a CDS encoding putative sulfate exporter family transporter: MTFNKQHLLHYSPFYIAALLTLTPWISSPTALVMGFALASFGFVPTNFALGKVTKKLLAYSIVGLGFGIQLNEAIEATSNGIGIILATITGTLILGWLLAKQMKLDKVTGHLIASGTAICGGSAIAAVAPAINADEESTGLALATVFVLNSIALFIFPVIGHALELSQHTFGTWAAIAIHDTSSVVGAASAYGEEALKTATTLKLARALWIVPVALISALLFRSNSKKITIPYFIVFYCLAILISDNLPQFDVVYNGIFDVSKKLLVLCLFFIGCGISIEKIKAAGAKPLIFGVSLWVIISTTSLFYIMNYA; this comes from the coding sequence ATGACTTTTAATAAACAACACTTATTACACTACTCTCCTTTTTATATCGCAGCACTACTTACCCTTACGCCTTGGATTAGTTCTCCAACCGCGTTAGTTATGGGCTTTGCTCTTGCCAGTTTCGGATTCGTTCCAACCAATTTTGCTCTTGGCAAAGTCACCAAAAAACTATTGGCTTACTCTATTGTTGGGCTAGGGTTTGGCATTCAACTGAATGAAGCGATTGAAGCGACGTCAAATGGCATCGGTATTATTTTAGCCACTATTACAGGTACCCTAATTTTAGGTTGGCTATTAGCAAAACAGATGAAATTAGATAAAGTCACAGGACACCTAATTGCTTCAGGCACAGCGATTTGTGGCGGAAGTGCGATTGCAGCTGTCGCTCCGGCGATTAATGCAGATGAAGAATCTACAGGACTTGCTCTTGCTACTGTATTTGTTCTTAATTCTATTGCACTCTTTATCTTTCCTGTCATTGGTCATGCACTAGAGTTAAGCCAACACACCTTCGGAACATGGGCAGCAATCGCTATTCATGACACCTCTTCTGTTGTAGGGGCGGCGTCTGCTTATGGCGAAGAAGCACTTAAAACAGCCACTACATTAAAATTGGCTCGTGCTTTGTGGATTGTACCTGTTGCTCTAATCAGTGCTTTGTTATTCAGAAGCAATAGCAAGAAAATCACTATTCCTTACTTCATTGTCTTTTATTGTTTAGCCATACTGATAAGCGATAACCTGCCACAATTTGATGTCGTTTATAATGGTATTTTTGATGTATCGAAAAAACTGCTGGTTTTATGCTTATTCTTTATTGGATGTGGCATTTCAATCGAAAAAATTAAAGCTGCTGGTGCAAAGCCCCTTATTTTTGGGGTCTCGCTTTGGGTGATCATTTCAACTACCTCATTGTTTTATATTATGAATTACGCATAA
- a CDS encoding CBS domain-containing protein → MNKIKVENVMSNTYVIVDGLMTVAEGILLAKQKQVKELIIKKRHDDDEYGIVLLNDIAKKVLMQNRSAERTNIYEIMTKPVLSVSPDMNIKYCAQLFERFGISRAPVLRHGEIVGVVSYNNIVLNGMTGFGY, encoded by the coding sequence ATGAATAAAATAAAAGTCGAAAACGTTATGTCCAATACCTACGTTATTGTTGATGGCCTAATGACAGTAGCCGAGGGGATCTTATTAGCTAAACAGAAACAAGTAAAAGAACTCATAATAAAAAAACGACACGATGATGATGAGTACGGGATCGTATTATTGAACGATATTGCCAAAAAAGTGCTCATGCAAAACCGCTCAGCAGAGAGAACCAATATTTATGAAATCATGACAAAACCTGTGCTTTCTGTCTCACCTGATATGAACATAAAATATTGCGCTCAGCTATTTGAACGTTTTGGGATCAGTCGCGCTCCAGTGCTCAGGCACGGAGAAATAGTGGGAGTGGTAAGTTACAACAATATTGTACTTAATGGGATGACAGGGTTTGGATATTAA